Genomic segment of Desulfocurvibacter africanus subsp. africanus DSM 2603:
TTCCTCCAAACCCCAATCGCTTGGAACCCTGGGAATATGACAAGGAGCTGTACAAAAAGCGCAATGAGATAGAGCGTCTATTCAGACGACTCAAAGGTTACAGGCGCATTTTTACCCGCTACGACAAGCTCGATGTCATGTACCTTGGCTTTCTCACCTTGGCACTAATTGTAGAGGCGCTCAGATAGCGTTAACAGGCCCTAGAGCATTTTGCTTTTGAAAATGCTCTACAAGCCATGCGTCGGCATGGCTTGCCGCCGCGTAGGCGTAGGCGTAATTCACTTGCGCCGTCAACGCCGGAGCGGGCGTCTTAAAAGCAATCTGCTCTAGAACGGCTTGCATTGACCTGGGAAAGGCGCTGCCCTTTCCCAAACCCTCACCCGCCAGGAGATGCGATTCCCTGGACCCGCGCAGTTCGTTGCCGATCAGCATGAAAATGCGGGGAGTCCGGGGGGATGATTCCCTCCGGCCGCCGGAGGCATCTTATCTTGACGCATGGCGCACGCGCCGCCTCCGGCCATCGCGCAGTCGTAACGCAAGCGTCACCGGCGCGCGGTAGCGTTTCTCAGGCCTGCCTGGCCACGGCCAGACCTAGGGCTCCGAGGAAACGGCGATCAAGACATTCCAGAACCAAACCATGCCGCGCGAGGATGCCCTCCAGGCCTCCTGCCCGCAGGAATTCCCGGAATCCTTTGTAATGCTCCCTGCCAGCGGCTCGCTCCACCGGATGCATGAGCCAGTGCGCGGCCTGCGCAACGACGCCGCGCGGCGTAAGCCAGTCGGCCAGGATCAGCTTGCCGCCGGGACGCAGGGCGCGCAGGGCTTCCCCCAGCATGGCGTCCTGGTCTTCCCGCGTGTTCTCGTGCAGGGCGAGCACAAGGCACACGCAATCGACGCTCGCGTCCCGCACGGGCAGCATGGTCGCGTCGGCGCGCGCAAGGCTGCCGGTCAGGCCGTTGCGCCGGGCCTTGCCCAGCATGGCCGAGGACAGGTCCACGCCCAGAGCCCGCACGCCCCGTCGCCGGAGCATGGCCATGAGCACGCCCGTGCCGCAGGCCAGATCCAACACGCGACCCGCTGCGCCGTATCCGGCGGACAGGATCAGGCGGCGCATCTCCCGTCGCAGGGGCGCGAGCGCCCAGCTCGTGGACAGGTCATAAATTGGGGCGATGCTCTGGTAGCCGTCCGCCCTGTTTCCCGTGTATACTCGTCTCATGTGTTCCCCACGTCACGTCTACAAGGAGCAAAGTGAGCGGATGGATCAGCGCAAGCAGTTCATCGTGGACACCAACGTCCTGCTCGAAGACCCGGAATGCATACGCAAGCTGCGCAACGGCATCGAGAACGATGTCTTCGTGCCCTACCATGTTTTGCTCGAGCTGAACAAACTCAAGAAGGATGCCCGGCTGGCGCACATCGCGGCCAAGGTGGTCAAGAAACTGCTTGAGGACAGGGACAAGTATGTCGTCCTGGACACGGACAAGGTGGCCGAACCGTTCCAGGATCTGGTGGACGGCTACATCCTGGACGAGGTGCAGAGGAGCGGCCTCGCCGAGCCCATCCTGGTCACCAACGACAAGATCTTGCAGTTGTTGGCCGCCAAGCGGGGCATCAAGAGCGAATTCTACCGCGAGTCCGTGCCCTTCAAGTCTGACGCCGAGTACTTCACCGGCTTCGTGGCCAGCCGCGAGGAGCGCGTGCCCAACTGCTTCTTCTGGGAGGAGGGCAAGCCCGTGTTCTGGGGTCGGGACGAGGAGGGGCATTTCGAGGAGAAGGCCGTCTCCTACCAGCACAAGGTCTGGAACGTCACTCCGCGCAACGTCTA
This window contains:
- a CDS encoding transposase, producing PPNPNRLEPWEYDKELYKKRNEIERLFRRLKGYRRIFTRYDKLDVMYLGFLTLALIVEALR
- a CDS encoding class I SAM-dependent methyltransferase, with translation MRRVYTGNRADGYQSIAPIYDLSTSWALAPLRREMRRLILSAGYGAAGRVLDLACGTGVLMAMLRRRGVRALGVDLSSAMLGKARRNGLTGSLARADATMLPVRDASVDCVCLVLALHENTREDQDAMLGEALRALRPGGKLILADWLTPRGVVAQAAHWLMHPVERAAGREHYKGFREFLRAGGLEGILARHGLVLECLDRRFLGALGLAVARQA